From Ficedula albicollis isolate OC2 chromosome 7, FicAlb1.5, whole genome shotgun sequence:
ATTTGGTTGTGAAGCAACTCTTCTGGAGCAATGAGCTCCATGGATCTGCCCTGGAAAATAACTGATCCAGTATTTCCAAACTTGTATCCAGCTGTTAGCAGTGTGCTGATACTTGCATTGACACTGGACACAGTATGCCCAATTAGGCTGCTAACAGAATTGGCTAAGCTGTTGTAGACAGCACCCAAAATAAGATCTGCAGTTGACTTATCTTGTCTTTGGAAGTTCTTCATCTAATGATTTCCATAGTCTAAGGACAAATTGAGATAAGGAAAATTAAAGACCTCTTTAAGGCTTTCTGTTAGTTACATGGGTGGATTTGTTGCATGTTGATTATGCCCACCTGTAGTGAAAGTAGTACTACCTGCCAGAAGCAAAAACAAGGCAATGATCAGCTGATATATCAGGTGTGAAGATACATCGGGTGTTTTCTGCTTAGTAACAGCAAAGGATGCTAAATAGATCTGCAGTTACAGTCCAGTAAGGTAGCTCATATGTCTACATTTCTCCCAAGCACTTGAGGAAATTCATTGCCTTAAACTCACTTAGCTGCAGGTTAAGAGGGCATGGTCTTCATAGCCAAAAAGCAAATTGCCAGGTGACTTGGATAAGATAATAGTATGCAGTTTGTTAGTCAGAAGACTTCATCCAAAACAGAGAGAGGCCTAAAAAGCTGAGATAAAACATGAGTAAGGGAGTCAAATGTACAAAATTATAGGGGCATGTATTAATAATTGCCTTCCAGCATGAGCTAAGTCTCTGGTTTTGGAGGGAGTGATCTAACATGAGAATAGGGGAATAAGAATCAAACTGAGAAGTCGGGTAAGCTTTATTAGAGCCAAGTAATGATCATCACAAACCACTCTTCATGGAAATCTTATTTCAACACTTTTGCTTTACAGATGAAAAAGAGAGGTTTGACCCTACTCAGTTCCAGGACTGTATTATTCAAGGTTTAACTGAAACTGGCACTGACTTGGAGGCAGTAGCAAAGTTTCTTGATGCTTCTGGTGCAAAACTTGATTATCGCCGCTATGCAGAAACACTTTTTGACATCCTGGTGGCTGGTGGAATGCTGGGTAAGTCCCTTTGATGTGGCTGCTTTCAGCTTCATTCATTCTACAAAAACTCCATTTTCTTTCAGGGTAAAATCTCTGCTAAAGAGCCCACTGAGTGTGTAGAACAGAGTTTAAGTTAATCTGTGGTAAACCACCTGACCATCTTGGTGCCTGAGCAGTTACTGTAGAAATACTGTGTATAACCTGCCTCAGTTTTACTTGAGTCTCTTAGCATTCCTTGAAGTGTAGCTTGTACAAACTCTGCTTAGAAGAAAGTACTTTCGATTTTTGGGTGTGGTGGGTGTGGTTGGTTTCGTTTGTTTGGctagtttttgttgttttttggggatttttttaccAGTAGATCTTGACTTTGGTCAAGATCACTTCTCATGATGAGAGATGGATTAATACTTGTTTCAGGTGTGTGGTCTGTGGTAGCAACACTGGTAGTTGCCCTGAAAGATTGTGacgtgattctgtgatttgtgcATCCTGCCCTGttattttggaaaggaaacTTGTTTGGAGAAGAATCTGAAGTGCTTAGTCTTGGACATGCTATTACAAATTATCTGTTGTTGACAATATTGGGGTCATGGGCTCTAGCAGACATCAGGGAGTGAGAAATGAGAGGGTTATCGAGGCAGCAGAAAACACAGGGATTCAGGAATGATGAAAAGTCTTGTAAACTCATATACACACTCTGTGTACAGAACAAAGAGGAATAGATGCTCACCAACCAGATAAGCACATGCTGTAAAGGTCACAATATCTGGGTTTACATTCAGGAGTCTTAACCAGTGCATCCTGTGTTAGGAAGTGTTCCTTCTAGGAATGAGGCtgatggggaagggaagaaggcaTTGCTGTGTTAATGGTGATTGGGGGTGCTTTACTCAATTCCCTCTCTGTAACAGGTAGCTAAGCAGACCAGCTTTGATCTTCAGTCAGAGGAGGCCAGAATAAAAACTGACATCCTGTTGCCTTACcagcttttaatattattaCCAGAAATACTAATCTCTGGTTTTAAAGTCATGTTTCTGACTAACACATAACAAAGGATTTCCATTTTATGTAAAGTGGCATAGAAATCAATGATGAGGTGTTCTGGCACTGCACCTGGTGACATGAATGCCCCTTCATTAGTGAAGCAGCCTAAATAACTAAAGTTTCAAGCtcatctctgcagcactgaattCTGGACTGTGTCTGTACATGTGTCAGTCTACTGTTGAGACTTACTCTGTCATGTAAAAGAAGCACTTGCAGCAGACACTAAAAAGATACTTGTTGGAATTAAGCAGCTTCGGTGGCTTCCTTTAAGGGAAGAGGAGCTCATATAGCCTTGTTAACTTACTCATATGGAAACAAGATGTGTTGTCAATCCCCCTTAGCAATAGGGGGGCAGAATAGTTAAATGTTCAAATCTAAGGTGGTTTTGAATTTTTGGTGCAGCAGTGGAACAGAGGGAAATGTAGGGGTGTCTGGATGATCAGGTCATTGAGTTCATCATGAAAGGACATCGTGTTGCGTGTTCTGGGTGTTGGAGTTCTGCTGTGGAGAATGCTCAGTGCTCTCACTGGCAGTAACACCACTAACACTgaaatcctcctgcagccccaggtgggaCCCTGGCAGACGACATGACACGCACAAACgtctgtgtgtttgcagcacAGGAAGACCTAGAAACCATGCAAGCGTTTGCTCAGGTTAGTTCTGAAATGAGGGCAATTTCACTTAAAGCTGTTtaacagttaaaaattaaacatttgtgTGATCGTAAGTTAAGGTAGAAAGAATGCATGGCTTTAAGCATACTGGAAGTGGTAAAGTAGCAGTATTCCAAGCTGTAAGTGCTCTAAAGAGTTCAGACCTACTTTACTGAacttagttttttaaaattctaatcaAATGATAGTTCATAGTAAAAGATAATGTACTCTGTCCTTTTAGGTTTTTAACAAGCTAATCAGGCGTTACAAATATCTGGAGAAAGGCTTTGAAGATGAAGTCAAAAAGGTAtggagtggttttttttatcagcaaacaaataaacctTCACATTCTGCTAGTTAATCACTGTAGAAGGGTTACATCATTAAATGGATTATTAAAATACAACCCTTGAAAGTTCTTCATAGAAGAATGGCTGGCTTGTATGACTGCCAGTGGTTAGCTTCTGCTAGCTTGATGAAACAGAAGTGTTTAACAGAGAGGCAGTGGCCAAAGTTTACTGAGAGGTGGTAGTTTCATGCAGCTCTTCTTACTTGGCCTGCAGTTGCTGCTGTTCTTGAAAGGGTTCTCAGAATCTGAGCGGAACAAACTGGCCATGCTGACGGGTATTCTGCTTGCCAACGGGACACTCAATGCATCCATTCTCAACAGTCTCTACAATGAGAACTTGGTTAAAGAAGGTAAGTGTGGCCCAACTCCTCCCTTAGGAAGGGGAGACAGAACCATCACAAGTAGGTGGAAACTGTGATGACAATAGACCCTTGCAGCTCACGAGCTTCCTCTGGTGATAGACTGACTACAGGATTAGCAAAGGTGAATGTGATGCCCCACAATCTGGAAGATCTTGTTAAGAGTTCAGAAAATCAGTTTCTTGAGAAAGCTTTTGTTTAGTACTTCCCTGCATGACTGGGGGCTGCTGTCACCAGTGTTGCCCAGCAAGCACTACTGTATTTTGGAGAGGGACCTTTCAGGGATACAAAAGGTGTGTTGTGCCTTTAGGTTGCTTCCTAAATTGCAGCAAGAAGAGTTGAGTTTAGTAGAGGGAAGACCTTGTGATGCTGAGTGATAGGAAAAGTCCAgtgtgctggaggctgcagtgTCTCCTTGGGCAGGGAGAGGTACAGCAGACTGTGCTGGGGTTGCTTggaagcacagctgctgctcagagcacattCTCACAAATGAAGTACCCTGTACTCAGGCCTTATGGTTTCCTGTGTTTTGAATTTCACTAACAATAGAACTATTCCAACTGTATAGgtgtttctgcagcttttgcagTCAAGCTGTTCAAATCATGGATAAATGAGAAAGATATCAATGCAGTGGCTGTCAGTCTTCGCAAAGTAAACATGGACAACAGGCTCATGGTGAGTACCACTGGAACTACTCTGCTGCTCCATAAGCCAGTTCAGTGAACAGCATTTGCCAACAAAGTACACAGCACAGATTTCATTTACAAAAGAGTTGTAAACTTTGTTTTCAGGAACTCTTCCCAGCCAACAAACAAAGTGTTGAACACTTCTCCAAGTACTTCACTGAAGCAGGACTAAAGGAACTCTCTGAGTATGTTCGGAACCAGCAATCCATAGGAGCTcggaaggagctgcagaaagagctgcaggagcagatgtCACGGGGAGATCCGTTCAAGGATGTAGGTGTTTGTCGACAAGGGGGAGGTGCTTCCTGTGCCTGTCTCTCTTTCATACTGAACTTAGCTCTCACTGGGAAGTGAAATGAGGAGTGGGTTGTTGATACTAGCTTTGTCTTTCCTTAATGTCCTGAATCCTGCTGTGTGATCAAGGAGGTTGGTTGGCATTCTTAAGCCTTCTGGGTTACTTTTAGCAGAGAAgatttaatttagtttaatgCCAGATGTGGCCTTTGTGCTGACTCTTACTCTCCTGGCAGATCATCTTGTACGTGAAGgaggagatgaagaaaaacaacatcTCAGAACAGACTGTGGTAGCGATAATCTGGTCAAGTGTAATGAGCACAGTGGAGTGGAACAAAAAGGAGGAGCTGGTAGCAGAGCAAGCCATTAAGCATTTGAAGGTATTGTAACTTCAGTATGGACTTGCGTGGCCCCTTGGCAGAGCttggttttccttctgcctgcagctctcttTTAAATGTTAAGGCTACAACTCTGCTAGTGCAGAGACAGAATGGGATGGGGAATTCTCTCCTTGTGAGGAGTATTGCAGGCCAAGGGCCTGAGGCAGAGGCAGTgactgctgcagagctgctctggggtggggcCATGGTTGCAAATTTTTAAGCAGTGGCTGATGGAAACTGCAAAACCAGCTTTAGTCAGGTGGTAAATGTGAAGTGTCCTGTGTGTGCCAATCTGTTGTTCTTGTTACAGCAATACAGTCCTCTACTTGCTGCCTTCACCACCCAAGGTCAGTCAGAGCTGACTCTTCTGTTGAAGATTCAGGAGTATTGTTATGACAACATTCACTTCATGAAGGCCTTCCAGAAAATAGTGGTGCTCTTCTACAAAGGTAACTTCTGTGAGGTTGTAGTTTCAagggtttgtgggtttttggaggagttggttttggttggtttgatTTGTTACAGCTTCTGAAACAGAATGTTTAGGTTCTGATAAATTCTTCAGGGTAGATCAGTGCTACAACATTGCACTTAATAAAGCTGAAGAATTTTCCATCTCCTGTTTGTAAAAACACATGTGGCTGGCCCTTTGCACATGGGGAAGTACAAGGCAAAGATGCTGCCTGTCTACAGTTGATCTGCTTAAGAGTTGCAGAACACAGctaaatttagatttttaaggcattttgtTAAGTTGCATGATAATGTAATTCTTAGTTCTCCTAACATtggctgtgagcagctgaaGAATGAGACCACTAATGTGTTCTGGGCTGCTCTCTAGGctcttttaaaatgtctgataAAAGGTGGTAGTGAAAACACGCTGTGCACTATGAAAACTTGTTAAACTGAAGACTGTATTggactttatttaaaatttaaagaacaCCTACACCACAGGCAGTGTTTACTTTGGACTTTAAAAGAATTTGCATTTGTTCTTTGCTGTTAACTGAACCTTTACTTAGAGTGTGCCATCTCAAATAATTCTGAAACACTCCAGACTGTTAGTGGGAGTGAAACTACAGCTCCTGGATACTGTGCTGAGGAAAGTCACAGCATGAGGAACCATCCAAAATGCCTGGTTCTCCAAATTTCAAAACTGAAGGCAGATCTGCACTCCTAGTGCAGATCTGTCCAGCTGTACCCAGAGAAGGAGTACATGATGCTTCTAGGGGAGGAAGCAAAGGCTGCCAGTCAGGTTCTCAGCAGTTTGCTGTGTTAATACTGCTTTTGCATGTCTTCACAGCTGAAGTTCTGAGTGAAGAACCCATCCTCAAGTGGTATAAAGATGCACATCTTGCAAAAGGAAAGAGTGTTTTTCTGGAGCAGATGAAGAAGTTTGTTGAATGGCTCAAGAATGCTGAAGAAGGTAACCAGCAGCTTAGCTCATATGTGGAGCTTGTTCATTTTGGGAACCCTAATGCAataatgctgtgttttggagtGGGGGATGTTAAGTGCCCCTCTGAGACTAGTGTGCCCCCTCCCCTGGTGCTGGCTAGAAAAGCTTGCCAGGACAATCCATGTGGATCCAAGGGCAGCTGTTGTGCAGGATGCAGGGCACCAGCTGAGcttggggctgggggctgagctgtggccaggctgctgATGAGGTCTCTCTGTTGCAGAGTCGGAGTCTGAAGCTGAAGAGGGTGACTGACCTGTGAAATTCTGGCCTCACTAAAGCAAACAGGAGCTGTAGATAAGTGTCATGTCTCATGTGTCCTTCTGATTCTCACATCCTACCTCCCTGTATCAAGCATGATATAAGGGCTCTCATGGCAATTTATTTTACCTGTTTTCTATAGTTAATGAAATACTGGatttagtttttaaaaccaTGTTCAAGTAGCTTACAGGAGCTGTTAGATTTGACTCTTAACCTGCATTTGTCCTTTCAGTTACCTTCTACCTCCTGTATTTTCTACTGTAATAATGTAATTTAAGGCCTTCCACGGTGAAATTCACTTCATCTGttgggatttctgtgtgtaTTGGAATAGATGTGATATGGTGAATGAGATTTAGGGCAGTCTGCTTGCAAATTAAACTACAAAAAAGCCTCCCAAGTGAAGAGGGCATCGCTTGTGTGGCATTGCAGTCTGTACCACCAAATACCCCTGTCATAGGTGGTTGTCGATGTCCCCAAGTACTTTGTCATCCCTTTACCAGACTTCAGCATAAAGCAATCCTCTactccagctcctggggaaggtgggagcCCCACTGCTGGAAAGAAGCTGTTGTGGTGGCAGCAATTGGTTACCATGGTGGGGCATGAAGAGTGGCATCTCTGAGCTTGCTGGCTGTCACAGCTGGTGGCCCGTGCTCCTGAGGGGTTGTCAGGTGCCCTTGCAGCTCTGAGCGTGccatccttttccctttccctcatGGAAGTACAAGCAGAGCTACCCAGCAGCTTTtgccagccaggcactgctgctggcagggctggggcaggggagcagctgctttaTGCTGCTCTGTAaatgcacagctgctgcaacCTAAGGCAGCCAAAACTCCACCCTTCCCCCCTGGTGTTTAGAGATTCTTTTATGCTGGCAGCTCACACACTAAGCCAAACAACTTATCTGCTCCCTGAAACTTTAATTCCTAATGGAAATTCTCAGGACAGTTAAAGTCAGAaagattggggaaaaaaataggagtCTATAATATTGTAAGCTAACAGTGAGCATTAAATGAAATACTGGTAACCAGAGTACACTtactaaaataaatgaaaaaattggTCATCACAATGCAATCTGTTCAATACTACAGTGATCTTCCTTactttgtaactttttttttaagcaaataaagGCCATCCTTACACTTAATGCCAAGAGCTGTCTCTGCTCCTTATCTGAAAAGAAAGCACCAGTGACACTGCAGGGTACAAAGCAGTGCACAGTCTTTTGCCTAATTCAAGGACTGttgaataaaatgcaataaaaataatactttctTGCTGATAGGGTGCTCCTTTCTGTGTTAAAAATGCTAATATCCCCTGAGTTTGAATTTTCCATGTTAAAAATGCTAATATCCCCTGAGTTTGAAAACCAGGCTCATCTGTATATTAAGTACGTTTTATGTCAGTATTTGGTAAGTATCCAAGAAGTCATACTAAAAAGTAAGGCACTTACAACGTAACCAAATCAGAAGTCAGTGGTGTTTAAGTTTCTTTGGTCCCTGGGACTCAGCCTGCTCAGCTTTAGGAGCTTGTGCCCTTTTTGTGCCTTTCAATGGAGAGAGGTAAGAGCAGTGCTTGTTTGGGACATAATCCAGCATCTTCTGAAACAGGTCAAAGGGGTTCTTGTGCTCAGAATCCTGGCATGTCAGGAattccttcaggaaaataaaattatgtttggTTGTTTATCTCACAATTACACTTAATGCTCTGTCCTCAAAAGCATTTTCCCTGTTGCATCTTACCTTCAGTGGCTTACAGGGGGTTGATAAGTATCTGCCACCAGGATTTTGTTCCAGTCCAGCTGTCCTTGACAGAAACACATTCATTTCCTTAGACAAGCAGACTGTATTTGTTACTCAAATACTCTGTTTTGGCCCTTCAGTAGAAGTTTACCCACGTGTGTTTGCAGCTTGGGAATTGATCTGGGAATACTCCACCAGAGCAGCCAGCTTGTCAAAGAGATGACTGGGTCTTAAACctaactggaaaatatttaaattaaactatAGCAGTCCAGgtacataaaaatataattacctGTTTTACTTATCATGTGATATGGCAAGGGCCCCAGTTCCCTTCCCTCTGAAGGGAAATCCAAAGAGACATTTTTGTTCATTGTTAGAGGAAGTTATCAAGAACTGTTTTTCACTGTACCCTGCAATCAATAATCAGTTTCAgagtaaggaaaaaagagaCTGTACTAATCTGTTTCTTAAAGTAAGGGAGAGTGTACTAGGTTTTATCCCTTGagtgttttttccccttgaccctatttttttttttactttgttgaTTAATCTCAAGTTGCAGCAATACTGTCAAGATGAC
This genomic window contains:
- the BZW1 gene encoding basic leucine zipper and W2 domain-containing protein 1 isoform X2 codes for the protein MLLVQNLIIAAMQKHFLTSWWLVECWPQVFNKLIRRYKYLEKGFEDEVKKLLLFLKGFSESERNKLAMLTGILLANGTLNASILNSLYNENLVKEGVSAAFAVKLFKSWINEKDINAVAVSLRKVNMDNRLMELFPANKQSVEHFSKYFTEAGLKELSEYVRNQQSIGARKELQKELQEQMSRGDPFKDIILYVKEEMKKNNISEQTVVAIIWSSVMSTVEWNKKEELVAEQAIKHLKQYSPLLAAFTTQGQSELTLLLKIQEYCYDNIHFMKAFQKIVVLFYKAEVLSEEPILKWYKDAHLAKGKSVFLEQMKKFVEWLKNAEEESESEAEEGD
- the BZW1 gene encoding basic leucine zipper and W2 domain-containing protein 1 isoform X1 — protein: MNNQKPQKPTLSGQRFKTRKRDEKERFDPTQFQDCIIQGLTETGTDLEAVAKFLDASGAKLDYRRYAETLFDILVAGGMLAPGGTLADDMTRTNVCVFAAQEDLETMQAFAQVFNKLIRRYKYLEKGFEDEVKKLLLFLKGFSESERNKLAMLTGILLANGTLNASILNSLYNENLVKEGVSAAFAVKLFKSWINEKDINAVAVSLRKVNMDNRLMELFPANKQSVEHFSKYFTEAGLKELSEYVRNQQSIGARKELQKELQEQMSRGDPFKDIILYVKEEMKKNNISEQTVVAIIWSSVMSTVEWNKKEELVAEQAIKHLKQYSPLLAAFTTQGQSELTLLLKIQEYCYDNIHFMKAFQKIVVLFYKAEVLSEEPILKWYKDAHLAKGKSVFLEQMKKFVEWLKNAEEESESEAEEGD